The following DNA comes from Tepidanaerobacter syntrophicus.
GGAAAAAATCCGCTTTACGATTTCAGCCTGTTCTTTATTGATAAATAGCTTTCCATCCACATAATCGTAACCATAGGGAGGATACGAAATTTTGTATGTTCCGTTTTGGAACCTACGTCTGATAGACCACTTACTATTTTCTGCAATGGATAAGGATTCGTTTTCTGCAAGACTGCTCAAAATTGTCAGCACTAATTCACCATCCATGCGCTGCGTATTTATATTCTCTTTCTCGAAATAGATGAAAACACCGAGATCGGTAAGTTTTCGCACCATCTCAATGCAGTCGGTTGTGTTTCTGGCAAATCTGCTGACTGACTTGGTTATAATAAAGTCAATTTTTTTGTTTTCGCAATCTGCAAGCAGTCTCAAAAGTCCAGTTCGGTTTTCCTTTTTTGTGCCTGATATGCCTTCATCATAATAAATCCCTGCAAATTCCCAATCAGGATTTGCTTTTATATAGGATTCATAATGGTCCTTTTGTGCTTCCAGGCTTGCCATTTGCTCATCACTGTCTGTTGAAACCCTGCAATAAGCCGCTACCCTCACCTTTGGCTTGAAAGCTTGGAGAGCATTGTTTCCATCAATCCTTGTTACCTTTCTCACTGTTTTCACCTCCTTTGGGCATGTGACATGTTACCTCTGTGTGCCGCTAATAGCAAGCCAATTAGGCCATAAGCTGTGCATACATCGGCGAGAAAGTTTTGCGGTTCAACTTGTCGATTTTGTTGAATTCTTCTTCTGAAATCAGTCCCGCCTTAAGCATCTTTTGCAGGATTTTATATGCCCGCCAGTAATCAACCTCTCTTTGAATTTCCTCCTGTGTTATCTTTGAATAGTTCGTTTCCTGCGGGTTATATGGTAAATGATTAGCCGCCTCTATCATTCAAGCACCTCCTATAAAAACTTAGGACAGCCGCGATTGGCTGTCCTTTATCGTTATTCCGGCAATTTCAGAACTTGTCCGGGGTAAATAGTATCTGAAGTCAGACCATTGAGTTTCTTAATCTCCGGATATCTTGTTCCTCTACCGAGTTCTTTTTCCGCTATTCTCCATAAGGTATCGCCTTTTTGCACTGTATAGGTTCTATTGCCCTTGTTATCAGGAATGCTGTTTACAATTACAAGGTTTTCTTTTGCTACCCAAGTGTTTATGCCTGCAATCTCTTGACCGCCGGATTTCTTAACCTTTTTGCCAAGCAAAACACATTCTTTGCCGCCTTTTATGACCGGCTTGCCTTTGTATAAAGTCTGTGTGACCCTGTGGTAATAGTCATTTTTGACCCACGTTGGAACTTCCACACTGCCGGGGTAGTAATTCTTTACACTGACCTTAAACTCCACTATATCGCCAATTCCAATATCCGTATTGTTATCTGTGTTGTTCTCCAGTACTTTTTTCACTGCTTTGCGGAAGGTGTCCATACTCTCCCCATGCTTTGGGAACCAATGCATCACATCAGCATGATTGCTGGCAATACCGAGCTTATATCCTTCGGAGTGGCAGATGATATCATTCTCATCAAGACCGTACTCTCTGCAGAGCATAACGCAGAGTTCAACAGCATTCTGCCATGCTTTGCGGAAATAATCTTCCTGCTTTGCTGCATCATAACCCACCATCACCGCCCCGGATTTATACGAAAACCCAGCAGGCTCACAGATTTCAAAGCCAATATGGGTATTGTTGGCTGCTCCTCCCGCATGCCACCCGCGATGATCCCAAGGCAAGTATTGCCAAACCTCTTTATCGTCTACAAAAGCGTGAACACATACCTGCCTGTTTATTTCACCGGCTTTGTAAGATTTGTTCCAACGGGAAAACCACTCAGCCGCCATTACACCCGGCACAGCTGTCGAATGTACCATGATTCCTTTAGGCGTGATTTTTCGACCAGCTGTATAGCAATCGTTTCGCGTCATGTATTTAGTAAAAAGCTTCATTTCTTTTCATCCTCCTCATTTGAGCGGCCATGCAGTTGTTCCAATGCGTTCTTCAGCTTTTCAGGAATGGGCAGTCCTATATGTGCTGCATTCTCAAGAATTGAAACTCCTTCATTACTTAGGTAAAAGAAAATCACTGCTGTCCGAATTGCCCCGCCATTGCCGAGCACCTGGCTGTCGATGATGTGTCCTACTCCTACAAGTACAAAAATAAGCACTTTCTTAAAGATGCCCTTGGCCCCGACTTCACTCGAAAGCTTTCTGTCTACAACGGCACACATCACTCCGGTCACATAGTCAATGGCTACAAAAGCGATGAGTGCATATAAAAATCCATCCAGCCCTCCAAGAAACCAGCCAAGAAATCCGCCAATAGCAGTAAAAACCGCCTGTACCCAGTTCCATACTGTTTTCATTCTCTTAAACCTCCGTTCAACTTGAGTTTTGCATATAAAAAAGCGCCCTGCCTTAAAGCAAAGCGCTGAATAAATAAAACTTCTAAACTATATTTGCTTCGGAAGCGCCTCCCACAGCCGCATATCCTCCTGCCCAAGCGACCAGATGGCTATACCTCGCAGTTTCCACCGATAAGCCGCTTCATTTGCCCAGTAAACAAGGC
Coding sequences within:
- a CDS encoding N-acetylmuramoyl-L-alanine amidase, which codes for MKLFTKYMTRNDCYTAGRKITPKGIMVHSTAVPGVMAAEWFSRWNKSYKAGEINRQVCVHAFVDDKEVWQYLPWDHRGWHAGGAANNTHIGFEICEPAGFSYKSGAVMVGYDAAKQEDYFRKAWQNAVELCVMLCREYGLDENDIICHSEGYKLGIASNHADVMHWFPKHGESMDTFRKAVKKVLENNTDNNTDIGIGDIVEFKVSVKNYYPGSVEVPTWVKNDYYHRVTQTLYKGKPVIKGGKECVLLGKKVKKSGGQEIAGINTWVAKENLVIVNSIPDNKGNRTYTVQKGDTLWRIAEKELGRGTRYPEIKKLNGLTSDTIYPGQVLKLPE
- a CDS encoding SHOCT domain-containing protein; translation: MIEAANHLPYNPQETNYSKITQEEIQREVDYWRAYKILQKMLKAGLISEEEFNKIDKLNRKTFSPMYAQLMA
- a CDS encoding phage holin family protein produces the protein MKTVWNWVQAVFTAIGGFLGWFLGGLDGFLYALIAFVAIDYVTGVMCAVVDRKLSSEVGAKGIFKKVLIFVLVGVGHIIDSQVLGNGGAIRTAVIFFYLSNEGVSILENAAHIGLPIPEKLKNALEQLHGRSNEEDEKK